The Saliniramus fredricksonii genome segment ATCACCATGGCGCGGATGAACCGGCTCTACGGCGTGACCATGGCCGAGCGCGGCGTCTCGCAACTGGTCAGCGTCGATCTGGAGCAGGCGGAACAGCTGCGGGAGGCCGGTTGAAACGCTGCAGGTGCGAAACAAACCGGACGAAGTTTTCACGCTGGGCCGATTTATTTATATGAATCAAATAGTTAATAGTTTCATCGTGATCCTTGACACGGTATCGAGCCCCCAATATGGTGCGCGCGGCTGACGGGGGCCGGTTTTTCTTGTCCTTCCCTCCCTTGACGGTGTCATGATGGTTGATCCGCAACGGCACGGGAATGACAAAGACGAGCCGAAACCCGGCGACGAAGCCGAATTGTCCACGAGGCTCGCGCGTCTCGACTCCCGGTTGGGCGAAATCTCGTCCGGGCAGGAGAAAGCCGCAAAAGCCGCACGGCGCAAGGCCTCCGATGCCAGCGGGCTCGGCCAGGCATTTCGCCTTTCGGCCGAGTTCATTGCCGGCGTGATTGCCGGCGGATTTCTCGGCTGGATGCTGGACAGTTTCGTGGGTTCGTCGCCCTGGGGGTTCATCATCGGCCTGCTTTTGGGTTTCGGATCGGGCATGCTGAACATGCTGCGCGCATCCGGGGAGTTGAATCGCAAGGCGACCTCGGATAAGTCCCCCGTGTCTGCACGGCGGCCCGAGGACGACGCGCGTGACTGAAGGCGTCGCCGCAGGGCTGCGCAGCGACGGAAAAACTGGTTTTGGCGGCTGGCTCACGCATCCTGATGCGGCGTCCGGCGAGCAACGAGGATCCGAAGACGATGGCGAGCCCGGTCAAGCAGTTCGAGATCTCCGAGATCATCCGCTTCGGCATGATCGGTGATTCGCCTGTCGCCCTGACCAATTCCGGTCTCCACATGATCCTCATCGTCGCTTTCATCACGGGCGGCCTGATGCTGGCGACGCGGGGCACGCTGCTGGTGCCCAATCGCTGGCAGAGCCTTGCCGAGACGATCTACGAATTCGTGGCGAACATGCTGCGCGAGGTGACCGGCAAGGAGGGCATGCGTTTCTTCCCGCTGGTCTTCTCGCTGTTTCTTTTCGTACTCGTGGCCAATCTCGTGGGGATGATACCGGGTGCCTTTACGGTAACCAGCCATATCATCATCACTTTCGCACTCGCGATCCTGGTGATCGGTACCGTTATCGTCTACGGACTCGTCAAGCACGGTTTCCACTTTCTCGGCCTCTTCGTGCCCTCCGGTGTGCCGTCGTGGCTGCTTCCGTTTATCGTGCTGATCGAGCTGATATCGTTCTTTTCCCGTCCGATCTCCTTGAGCTTGCGCTTGTTCGCCAACATGCTGGCGGGCCATATCGCGCTCAAGGTGTTCGCCGGCTTCATCGTGTCGCTGTTGTCGGTCGGTGGCATCGGGTACGTCCTGTTTCCGCTGCCCTTCCTGATGACATTCGCCCTGATCGCCTTCGAGATCTTCATTGCAGGCCTTCAAGCCTACGTCTTCACGGTGCTTACCTGCATCTACCTCAACGACGCGCTGCATCCCGGACACTGAGGATCGGCGCATTCGTCCACACCCTTCAGTTCGCCTGTCAATCCCAAGGAGTTCAACATGGATCCGATTCAACTCACTGAGGCCTTCAAGTATCTCGGCGCGGGTATCGCCTGCATCGGCATGGGTATCGCTGCGCTCGGCGTGGGTAATATCTTCGGCAACTTCCTCTCCGGTGCGCTGCGCAATCCGACCGCTTCCGATGGCCAGTTCGCCCGCGCCTTCATCGGTGCCGCCCTTGCGGAAGGCCTCGGGATCTTCTGTCTCGTCGTCGCGCTGGTTCTGCTCTTCGTCGTCTGACGCTCTTCCGGAATCGGGAGAGTGCGGCGGGGCGGCATCCGGCTGCCCCGTTGCGTGAGCCAGCCAATCGCATGCGCGCCGGGCTGGGGACAGTCCGGCACGCGCATTGAAGAGGCGTCAGTAAGATGGCGATAGAAACCAGCATTGTGGTAGCGCAGGCCGCTGCAGATCAGGGCGCGTTCCCGCCTTTCGAGACGGATACCTTCCTGTCGCAGCTGATCTGGCTCGTGATCACCTTCACCGTGCTCTACACGCTGATGGTCCGTATCATCGCGCCACGCCTGCACGGCATCATCGAGAACCGTCAGGTGACCATCGCCCGCGATCTCGACACTGCCGCCCTCGCCAAGCAGAAGGCGGAAGAGGCAGGCGAAGCTTATGAAAAAGCGCTTGCCGAGGCCAAGGCCAAGGCGCAGGCGCTCGCGCAGAAGACGCGCGACAAGCTCGCCGCCGAAAGCGAAGAAAAGCGCACGCAGCTCGAGGCGGATCTCGCCGAACGGCTCGCCAATGCGGAAAAGACCATCGCCAGCCGCAAGGCCGAGGCCATGGGCAATGTCCGCGAAATCGCTGAGGAAGCCGCGACCGCCATGGTCGAGCGCCTTTCCGGCAACGCGCCGCCGCAGGGCGCCGTCTCGGCTGCACTCGACGCCGCGATGAAGCGCTGAACAAGGAGCCGTCATCATGAGTGCACTGCTCGCCAACACCTATTTCTGGCAGACTCTCGGCACTCTGCTGCTGATCTGGCTGCTCTTCCGCTTCAATGTCTTCCAGAAAGTCGGCGGCGGGCTCGACAAGCGCGCCGAGCGGATTTCCGCAGAGCTTGAGGAGGCCCGCCGACTGCGCGCCGAAGCCGAAGCCCTGCTTCTGGAATACGAGCGCAAGCGCGAACGCGCCGAGAGCGAGGCGACCGAGATCGTCAATGCCGCGCGCGAGGAGGCGGAACGCATCTCCAGAGAGGCCGAGGCGCGTCTCACCGATTTCATCGCGCGGCGCACCGCATCGGCCGAATCCAAGATCGCCCAGGCGGAGGAACAGGCCATGATCGAGGTCCGCGATGCTGCCATCGCCTCGGCGGTCAAGGCTTCCGAGACCGTTCTGCGTGGCTCCGTTCAGGGGCCGCTCGGGGATGAACTGATCAAGCAGGGCTTGCAGGACACACGGCGTACTCTGAGCTGAACTGCCGGGCGCGCCCGGCTGTGCTTCCCGATATCATCCGATCATGAAAAGGCCGCACCGGTTTCCGGCGCGGCCTTTTTTCGAGACAGATGATGGCGCGTTTCAAAGAGCACGCCAAGTCCGAACCAGAGCCAGCGCATTCGACGCCACCTCCTCGGCGCTCATGCCGGGCTTGTAGAGATTGGTGCCGAAGCCGAACCCGTCGGCGCCCTTCGCGTGAAAGGCTGCCATGCTCTGCGCATTGATGCCGCCGACGGGGATGAGCCTGGTGCCAGCGGGCAGGACCGCGCGGATATCCCCAAGATAATCCGGCCCCATCCGCGAGGCGGGGAAGATCTTGAGCGCGCGCGCCCCGTTCGCCACGGCGCTGAGCGCCTCGCTGGGGGTCAGGCAGCCGATCAACGGGATGAGCCCCGCCGCAGCACCGGCGCGAATCACGTCTGGATCGGTATTGGGCGTCACCATCAGCTGTGCGCCGATCTGCGCAAGCCGGCGCACCTGCGTGACGTCGAGCACCGTGCCCGCGCCGGTGAGCACTTCCGGCGGGCAATGCGCGGCGAGCGCTGCGATGCTGTCGAAGGCGCGCGGCGAATTCAGCGGCACCTCGATGAGGCGGAAACCCGCCGCCATCAGCCCGTCGGCAACCGGAATGATCTCCTCCGGCGTGATCCCCCGCAATACCGCGACGAGGGGGATATCGCGCATGGCGAGGTCGAACTTGTCCATCTGAGGGCTCCCGGGGCTGCTATATCGGCACGAACGCATGACCACGTCGTGAAACCGGCGCCAGTCTAACCCGCCGGAAGGCATCTTGCAGCGGGCAAGCACGCAGACGGGCATGCCGGCCCCTGCGCCATTCGCGCCGCCCGGCCCGTTCAGCGGCGGGTGCCGGCCACGGCTGTGGGCGAGGCCGCGACACCCCCCAGCGATACCCAGCGCGCATCGTCGCGCCCCTCGCGCTTGATATAGACGTAAGGCGTCTCGTCCCAGGGCAGGACCGCGTCGGTGACGTTGTCGAGGATGAAGACGCCGCGATCAGTCCTGACCTCGAGCACGGCATGGCCTTCATTGCGCGTATCGAGCACCACATTCATGCGCATGGCCCGGCGCGGCAGGCCGGCATCGGCGAGGCGCCTGCGCTTGAGCAACTGGTAATCCTCACAATCACCATAGCCCGCCTCGGGAAAATCCCAGCTATCGGCGGTGCCCCATTGCTCCATGTCGGTCATCGGGGCGATGGCGGCATTGACCTCGCGGTTGACGCGGGTGATCAGCGCCCAGATCTGCGGCGTCAGGGTGACATGGCCCGCCTCGCGCGGATCGACCGCGCATTCGAGCGGATGCCGCTGGCAGAAGACGCGCCAGGCCGGGATCGGACGGGCGTCGCCGACGGCTTCGAGCGGTGTGACGCGCTCGGGCACGGTGGCATATTGCTGGGCCTGTGCGGGGGCGGCGTCGAGCATTGTCATCATGGCGAGCATGATCGCCCCCGCGATCATGCCGAAGCGCAAGCTCCGTTCCCTGCCGCCGGAGGTCCGCGCCGGCACCACCTCTGCCGCGACATCCCGTGCCTGATGATCCCGCATGCCCCCGGCTCCCCAATCTGCCAGACATTTTAATAAAATGTTAACCAAAGCTGACAGGCGCCGGGGACGCGTTCAAGCCCTAAGGGGAAACACGGTTAACGCCGGGCTGTGGCGTTGCGGCGCTACAACGTTCGTGAAGCGGAACAGGCGGTCAAAAGGAACGGGGCCAGCTGTCTGGCAGCTGGCCCCGTATGCGAGCCCGGTCTGGGGACGGGAGGTGGGGACGTGACCGGGGGTCGCAATCTCGTGCGTCGGCTGCCCTCCTCAGCGCGCCGCCGTGGCGGTCGGGGCCGAAGTATGGCCGAGCGACGTCCAGGCGGTGGCGTGCTGGCTTTCGCGGGACACGTAGACATAAGGTGTCTCGTGCCAGGACACGACCTCGTCGGTGACGTTGTCGAGGATGAAATCGCCGCGATCGGTGCGGACCATCAGGACGGCGTGGCCTTCGCCCTGCTCGTCGATCACCACGGTCATGCGCATGGCGCGGCGTGACAGCCCGGCATCGGCGAGGCGTTTGCGCTTGAGCAACTGGTAATCCTCGCAATCGCCGTAGCCGGAATCGGGAAAGGTCCAGTGATCGGGGGTGCCGTAGAGCTCCATGTCGGTCCTGGCGATGATCTCTCCATTGACCGCACGGTTGATCTCGTTGATCAGCGCCCAGTTGTCCCGCGTCAAGGTGATGATGGCGGCTTCGGACATGTCGACACGGCATTCCTGCGGATGTTGCCGGCAGAAATCCACCCAGCCGGCGATGGGACTTGCGCTGCCCTGTTCGATGGGCACGCCGGCGTTTCCGGCGCCCGAGGCCTGCATCGTCTCTCGCGCATCGGCGAGAACCGGCAAGGCGAGGAATGTCCCGATAGCCAATGCGAAGATGGCTGCACGTTTCGACATGGTCAAAAGCATGATCGTCTCCCTGTCCACGGGGAGACGATGGCGCATCGGTTTTGTTTGCCGCTGAAGCAGACAGTTCAAATTTTATCGAATCCCGGCATCGCCCAAACCTCTCTGCCGTCAGGGAAAATCAGCCGTCAGTGAAAAGCCTCGATTCTCGGAGATCCCGGTAAGGGCTGCTTAAGGACCTGCAATCCATGACCCGGGAGCATTCCGGGGTTTGACATTTCGCGCCGGATTGGAGAGATGACCGGAATCCTTTGCCTCCTCGCCCGGATGGCGGGGAGCCGGCCGGAGTCCCGCATGACGATGCCCCGCGAAAGCAGTGCTTTCTCCCGTGACGTGATCGATGCCCCTTCCCGCGCACAGCCGCAGCAGGGTCGCGGTCTGGCCGGGCGTCTGATGCTGTTCGTCGAGGGGGGGCATGCGCGCGCCTGCGCGCTCCTGATGCTGATCGCCTGCATCTGTTTCCTGCCCGGAATCACGTTTCTGCAGCCGATGGACCGAGACGAGCCGCGTTATACGCAGGCGACGAAGCAGATGCTGGAGACCGGCGATTTCATCGATATCCGCTTCCAGGACGAGGCGCGCCACAAGAAACCCGTGGGCATCTACTGGATGCAGGCTGCAAGCGTGAGCGTCGCGGAAATGCTCGGCGTGCCGGAGGCGCGCACCAATGTCGCGATCTACCGCGTGCCCTCGATCCTCGGCGCGCTGGGTGCGGTACTCGCCACATACTGGGCCGGGCTCGCTCTCGCCAGAAGGCGTGAGGCCTTTCTCGCCGCCGCCTTCATGGCGGCCAGCCTGATCCTGATGGTCGAAGCGCGGCTCGCCAAGACCGACGCCATGCTGCTGGCCTGTATCGTCGTCGCCATGGGTGCGCTGGCGCGCGCCTATCTGGTCCGGGGCGCGGCCATCCTGCCATGGGCGCATGTGCTGTTGTTCTGGGGGGCGATCGGGCTCGGCGTTCTGATCAAGGGCCCGGTGATCCTTCTCTTCGCCGGTCTCGCCGCCGTGACCCTGAGCATCCGCGAGCGCTCCCTCGACTGGCTGCGCGCCCTGCGCCCCGGTATCGGCATCCTGATCGCCCTCGCCATCGCCGCGCCTTGGTTCATCGCCATTGGCTGGCGGGCCGGTGCCGATTTCTTCGCTGCATCGGCAGGGCAGGACATGCTGGGCAAGCTTGGCACCGCGCAGATCTACCACTGGGCGCCGCCGGGGACCTATCTCGCGCTGTTCTTCGTCACCTTCTGGCCCGCCGCCATTCTGGCTTCGATCGCCGTGCCCTTCGCCTGGGCGAACCGGCGGGTGGATGTCGTGGCCTTCCTGCTTGCCTGGATCGTCCCGGGCTGGATCGTCTTCGAACTGGTGCCGACCAAACTGCCGCATTACGTGATGCCGGTCTATCCGGCGATCGCGATCCTCACCGCCATGGCGATCAGCCACGGTTTCGTCGGCCCGCATCGTCCGCTGGCGCGCCCCGTCGGGATATTTCTCGCCTTTGTGCCGCTGGTGCTCGTCATCGCCCTGCCGATCGCCGGGATCCAGCTCGGTGACGGGACGCTGCTCTTCGGGATGCCGCTCGTCGTCGTGGCGGCGCTGATCGGGCTCTTCGCCTGGCGACAGTTCCTGAAAGGCCGGGTGGTGCCCGCCGCCCTGACCGCCGTCGCCTCGGCCATGGTGCTGTCCATCGGTGTCTTCCAGTTCGTGCAGCCGCTCCTGCGCTCGCTGCAGGTCTCGCCTGATCTGGCCGCCGTGGCGCGCAGTCTCGATTGTGCCGATCCGGCCTTCGGAACATTGGGCTATCGCGAGCCGAGCCTCGTCTTCCTCGTGGGGACGGATCTCGCCATGCTGAATTCCGGCGCTGATGCCGTCTCATTCCTCGAAGGGGGCGATTGCCGGATGGTCTTCGTCGAATCCCGCCAGCAGGAACCCTTCATTGCTGCGCTACGCGAGAGCGAGGTCACGCCGGCCCTGCTCACGCGGGTCGAGGGCTTCAACATCAATGGCGGACGCGCTCTCGATATCGGCGTCTACAGGGTTGCACCATGACGCTCGAGGATCATTCCCGCCCCCGTCTCAGTGTCATCGTCCCCGTCAGAAACGAGGCGGCGAACCTGCTGCCGCTGATCACGGAGATCGAGGCAGCCTGCGCGGAGATCGACGGGTTCGAGATCGTCTATGTCGATGACGGTTCGAACGACGAGACGCCGCGCATCCTGCGCGAGGCAATGGCGGAAAAACCGCATCTGAAAGTGTTTCGCCATGCGCAGAGCTGTGGCCAGAGCGCCGCCGTGCGCACGGGGGTGACGGGCGCCTCGGGGCTGTATTGCTGCACCATCGACGGGGACGGCCAGAACGATCCGGCCTTCATTCCCAAACTCCTCGCGGCGCTGGAGGCCGGCGGGCCGGGGGTTGGCCTCGCGGCAGGCCAGCGGCTCGGTCGCAAGGGGTTGCGCAAGCGGCTGCAATCACGGCTGGCCAATGCGGTGCGCGGCGCGATTCTGCGAGACGGTACCCGCGACAGCGGCTGCGGGCTGAAATGCTTTGCCCGCGCCACCTATCTGCGTCTGCCCTATTTCGATGCGCTGCACCGCTTCATGCCGGCGCTGATCCGGCGCGAGGGTCTGGATATCGTGCATGTCGACGTGCAGGACCGCTCACGCTTCGCCGGCGTGTCGAATTACGGCCTGTTCGACCGGCTCTGGGTGGGTCTGCTTGATCTGATGGGCGTCTGGTGGTTGATCCGGCGCAGGCGGCGCGTGCCGCAGGTGGAAGAGGTAACGCGTTCATGATCGCCAATCTGATCGATGATATCGGTGCGGGGCTGCATACGATCTTCATCGCCAATTTCGACATGGTCGTGCTGATCGGCCTGCTCGGGCAACTGATGTTCACCGCCCGCTTTCTGGTGCAGTGGATCGCGAGCGAGCGCGCGGGGCGCAGTGTCATCCCGATCTCCTTCTGGTTCTTCTCGCTGGGCGGCGGCTTCATTCTGCTCGGCTATGCGATCTACCGGCAGGATCCCGTCTTCATCCTCGGCCAGGCGCTGGGTACCTTCATCTACACACGCAACCTGATGCTGATCGCGCGCGAGCGGGCAGCCCGGGAGCATGAATCGGGCTAAAGAGGCTGCGATGAGCGAGAAGACGAAGCGGCGCGAAACCGGTGAGCCCCATTACCGTCCGGATTTCGTCGATGACCTCGATGCCACCCTGCGCCATGCCTGGGCCTGCCTGGCGCGCGGGGTGAAGGACCGGCGCTCGCCCTTCCATACCCCCACCATCGCCACGCTCGGCACGGACGGGCGCCCGCGCATGCGCACGGTGGTGCTGCGCGCCGTCGATACGGGCGCGCGCAGCCTGCGCTTCCACACCGACCAGCGTGGCCTCAAGAGCGAAGAGATCGCCGCAGATCCGCGCGTTGCCGTGCATGTCTATGACGCGCGTGGCAAGTTCCAGCTGCGGGCGGAGGGAATGGCGCAACTGCATGCGGGGGATGCTCTGGCGCAGGCGGCCTGGGACGGCTCGCGGATGATGAGCCGGGCCTGTTACGCGACACAGCCGGCCCCGGGCACCGCGATCGCGGCGGCGGGCGGATTCGTGCTACCTGAAGACGAAGCCGCGATTGTCGCAGGAGCAGCCAATTTCTCGGCGGTGACCATCACCATCGCTGAGATCGAGACACTCTATCTCGACCATGCCGGCCACCGGCGCGCGCGTTTTCGTCTCGACCCGGATGATCACCAGGCGCATTGGCTGGTGCCTTGAGCGCGGGAGCTGCGTAAAAACGCTTGCATGACGGCTTGTCGCAGCCCTGCTTGATCATTGTCAAAGCCGGGAGTGCTGGTTTCGCATAAGAGTCGGTGCAATCTTCAGGATCCCGTATCGGGGGCGAAATGTCCGACGCAGCCGTCACCAACAAGCCAGAACTCAAGCCCGACGAAGAGCATGAGGTCTATATCGAAGGCCCGCTCTACGAGGCGCGCAAGCAGCTCTTCACGCAAAGCGTCTGGGGCCAGTTCCGCAAGATCAAGTGGGCAATCCTCGTCGCCACGCTCGGCGTCTATTACTTCCTGCCCTTCCTGCGCTGGGATCGCGGGCCGAATGCGCCCGATCAGGCGGTGCTGATCGACCTGCCGGCGCGGCGCTTCTATTTCTTCTTCATCGAGATCTGGCCGCAGGAAGTCTATTATCTGACGGGGCTGTTGATCCTCGCCTCCCTGATCCTCTTCCTGATGAATGCCGTGGCCGGGCGGATCTGGTGCGGCTATCTCTGCCCGCAGACGGTCTGGACCGATCTGTTCATGGCGGTGGAGCGGCGTATCGAGGGTGACCGGCGCGAGCGGTTGCGGCTCTATAACGGGCCATGGAACGCGGAGCGGGTTTCGAAATTCGCCTCCAAGCATTTCGTCTGGCTGATGATCGCGTGGTGGACCGGCGGGGCGTGGGTCTTGTATTTCGCCGATGCGCCGACGCTCGTCTACAATCTTGCGACTTTCCAGGCGCCCTTCGTGGCCTATCTCTGGATCGGCATCCTCACCTTCACGACGTACACGCTGGCCGGCTGGATGCGCGAGCAGGTCTGTGTCTACATGTGCCCGTGGCCGCGTATCCAGGCGGCGCTGACCGACGAGCATGCCTATAACGTCACTTACATGGCGGATCGCGGCGAGCCGCGCGGTTCCGTCAAGAAGAACCGCGCCCTGCGCGAGGCGGGCGAGCCGGCGGGCGATTGCATCGATTGCGGCCAATGCGTTGCCGTCTGCCCCACCGGTGTCGATATCCGCGACGGTTCGCAACTCGGCTGCATCCAGTGCGGCCTGTGCATTGATGCCTGCAACAACGTGATGGAAAAGGTCGGCCTGCCGCGCGATCTCATCACCTATGACAGCGAGTACAATCTGGAGCGCCGCCTCGAGGGCAAGCCGCAGGAACGCTCGAAGATCGTGCGCCCGCGTACCATCGTCTACATGGCGCTGATCGGGCTGATCGCGGGGATCATGCTGTTCACCTTCGTCGGTCGTGGCTCGATGGACGTCTCGGCCCAGCACGACCGCAATCCGCTCTATGTGCAGCTTTCCGATGGTTCGATCCGCAACGCCTACACCATTCGCCTGTCCAACAAGGCATTGGAGGAACGTGCCTTCACCCTCGCGGTGACGGGGCTGCCCGCAGTCGATCTCGATGCGCTTGGTGCGCTGCATGTCTCGGAGGGCGTGATCGAAATGCCCGTCGGCCCGGCCCAGACCCGCGAGGTCCGCGTGCTGGTCACCATTCCCGATCCTGCGAACATCCCCGAATCGACGCCGATCACCTTCGTGCTGACAGAGCCTGAGAGCGGCGAGGTCGCCACGACGAGTGACAATTTCATCCGACCCGCCGAGTGAGAGCGGGTCGGGCAAAACAGGAAGCCGAACGATGTCCTCCCCCGAGCGTTTCGAAAACGACTACGTCCCCGGCGGCAAGCCGCTGACCGGGCGCAAGGTTCTGGCGATGATTCTCGCCTTCTTCGGTGTCGTCATATTCGTCAATCTCGGGCTGCTCCTGCCCAATGCCATCGCGACGTTCCGGGGGCTCGAGACCGACAGCGCCTACCGCACCAGCCAGGAGTTCAACACCACGCTCGCGAGCGCGGAACAGCAGCAGGCGCGGGGCTGGCAAATCGAGGCTTTCGTCGAGCGCCGCGCCGATGGCGGCGCCTATGCCGAGATCACCACGCGTGATCGTGACGGCAACATGCTGCCCGACATGGCCGGGGAGGTGGTGCTCGCGCGCCCCGCCGACAGCAATCTTGATCGCCCCGCGACACTGGAGCGTATCGGGTACGGCGTCTACGAGGCCCGGTTCGCGGACGTGCCGGCGGGACAGTGGGATCTGGTGTTGACCTTCAGCGAGGGTGACGAACAGGTCTTCCATTCGCGCAACCGCGTCATGCTACGCTGAACGGATGAGCGAACGGATCGATTATTCGGCATTCGTGACGCGCGACAGGGAGGGTTGCGCGCAGCTTGATCTCGCGATCGACGGCATTACCTGTGCCGCCTGTATCCGGGAGATCGAACAGGGTGTCGCGGGACCCGGTATCGCCCATGCACGGCTGAATTATACGAACAAGCGTCTTCATCTCGTTTTCGACGCGGCGATGGATGGTGATGGCCATGAAACGGCCCCCGTCGATCCCGGGCTTGCCGTCACGCGGCTGCACAAACTCGGCTACA includes the following:
- a CDS encoding F0F1 ATP synthase subunit A; translation: MASPVKQFEISEIIRFGMIGDSPVALTNSGLHMILIVAFITGGLMLATRGTLLVPNRWQSLAETIYEFVANMLREVTGKEGMRFFPLVFSLFLFVLVANLVGMIPGAFTVTSHIIITFALAILVIGTVIVYGLVKHGFHFLGLFVPSGVPSWLLPFIVLIELISFFSRPISLSLRLFANMLAGHIALKVFAGFIVSLLSVGGIGYVLFPLPFLMTFALIAFEIFIAGLQAYVFTVLTCIYLNDALHPGH
- a CDS encoding transglutaminase-like cysteine peptidase, which encodes MLLTMSKRAAIFALAIGTFLALPVLADARETMQASGAGNAGVPIEQGSASPIAGWVDFCRQHPQECRVDMSEAAIITLTRDNWALINEINRAVNGEIIARTDMELYGTPDHWTFPDSGYGDCEDYQLLKRKRLADAGLSRRAMRMTVVIDEQGEGHAVLMVRTDRGDFILDNVTDEVVSWHETPYVYVSRESQHATAWTSLGHTSAPTATAAR
- a CDS encoding ArnT family glycosyltransferase; this translates as MTMPRESSAFSRDVIDAPSRAQPQQGRGLAGRLMLFVEGGHARACALLMLIACICFLPGITFLQPMDRDEPRYTQATKQMLETGDFIDIRFQDEARHKKPVGIYWMQAASVSVAEMLGVPEARTNVAIYRVPSILGALGAVLATYWAGLALARRREAFLAAAFMAASLILMVEARLAKTDAMLLACIVVAMGALARAYLVRGAAILPWAHVLLFWGAIGLGVLIKGPVILLFAGLAAVTLSIRERSLDWLRALRPGIGILIALAIAAPWFIAIGWRAGADFFAASAGQDMLGKLGTAQIYHWAPPGTYLALFFVTFWPAAILASIAVPFAWANRRVDVVAFLLAWIVPGWIVFELVPTKLPHYVMPVYPAIAILTAMAISHGFVGPHRPLARPVGIFLAFVPLVLVIALPIAGIQLGDGTLLFGMPLVVVAALIGLFAWRQFLKGRVVPAALTAVASAMVLSIGVFQFVQPLLRSLQVSPDLAAVARSLDCADPAFGTLGYREPSLVFLVGTDLAMLNSGADAVSFLEGGDCRMVFVESRQQEPFIAALRESEVTPALLTRVEGFNINGGRALDIGVYRVAP
- a CDS encoding lipid-A-disaccharide synthase N-terminal domain-containing protein, with the translated sequence MIANLIDDIGAGLHTIFIANFDMVVLIGLLGQLMFTARFLVQWIASERAGRSVIPISFWFFSLGGGFILLGYAIYRQDPVFILGQALGTFIYTRNLMLIARERAAREHESG
- a CDS encoding F0F1 ATP synthase subunit B family protein (Produces ATP from ADP in the presence of a proton gradient across the membrane. Subunit B is part of the membrane proton channel.), producing MSALLANTYFWQTLGTLLLIWLLFRFNVFQKVGGGLDKRAERISAELEEARRLRAEAEALLLEYERKRERAESEATEIVNAAREEAERISREAEARLTDFIARRTASAESKIAQAEEQAMIEVRDAAIASAVKASETVLRGSVQGPLGDELIKQGLQDTRRTLS
- a CDS encoding pyridoxamine 5'-phosphate oxidase family protein, producing the protein MSEKTKRRETGEPHYRPDFVDDLDATLRHAWACLARGVKDRRSPFHTPTIATLGTDGRPRMRTVVLRAVDTGARSLRFHTDQRGLKSEEIAADPRVAVHVYDARGKFQLRAEGMAQLHAGDALAQAAWDGSRMMSRACYATQPAPGTAIAAAGGFVLPEDEAAIVAGAANFSAVTITIAEIETLYLDHAGHRRARFRLDPDDHQAHWLVP
- the ccoG gene encoding cytochrome c oxidase accessory protein CcoG; translated protein: MSDAAVTNKPELKPDEEHEVYIEGPLYEARKQLFTQSVWGQFRKIKWAILVATLGVYYFLPFLRWDRGPNAPDQAVLIDLPARRFYFFFIEIWPQEVYYLTGLLILASLILFLMNAVAGRIWCGYLCPQTVWTDLFMAVERRIEGDRRERLRLYNGPWNAERVSKFASKHFVWLMIAWWTGGAWVLYFADAPTLVYNLATFQAPFVAYLWIGILTFTTYTLAGWMREQVCVYMCPWPRIQAALTDEHAYNVTYMADRGEPRGSVKKNRALREAGEPAGDCIDCGQCVAVCPTGVDIRDGSQLGCIQCGLCIDACNNVMEKVGLPRDLITYDSEYNLERRLEGKPQERSKIVRPRTIVYMALIGLIAGIMLFTFVGRGSMDVSAQHDRNPLYVQLSDGSIRNAYTIRLSNKALEERAFTLAVTGLPAVDLDALGALHVSEGVIEMPVGPAQTREVRVLVTIPDPANIPESTPITFVLTEPESGEVATTSDNFIRPAE
- a CDS encoding 2-dehydro-3-deoxy-6-phosphogalactonate aldolase: MDKFDLAMRDIPLVAVLRGITPEEIIPVADGLMAAGFRLIEVPLNSPRAFDSIAALAAHCPPEVLTGAGTVLDVTQVRRLAQIGAQLMVTPNTDPDVIRAGAAAGLIPLIGCLTPSEALSAVANGARALKIFPASRMGPDYLGDIRAVLPAGTRLIPVGGINAQSMAAFHAKGADGFGFGTNLYKPGMSAEEVASNALALVRTWRAL
- a CDS encoding F0F1 ATP synthase subunit B family protein yields the protein MAIETSIVVAQAAADQGAFPPFETDTFLSQLIWLVITFTVLYTLMVRIIAPRLHGIIENRQVTIARDLDTAALAKQKAEEAGEAYEKALAEAKAKAQALAQKTRDKLAAESEEKRTQLEADLAERLANAEKTIASRKAEAMGNVREIAEEAATAMVERLSGNAPPQGAVSAALDAAMKR
- a CDS encoding F0F1 ATP synthase subunit C yields the protein MDPIQLTEAFKYLGAGIACIGMGIAALGVGNIFGNFLSGALRNPTASDGQFARAFIGAALAEGLGIFCLVVALVLLFVV
- a CDS encoding transglutaminase-like cysteine peptidase encodes the protein MRDHQARDVAAEVVPARTSGGRERSLRFGMIAGAIMLAMMTMLDAAPAQAQQYATVPERVTPLEAVGDARPIPAWRVFCQRHPLECAVDPREAGHVTLTPQIWALITRVNREVNAAIAPMTDMEQWGTADSWDFPEAGYGDCEDYQLLKRRRLADAGLPRRAMRMNVVLDTRNEGHAVLEVRTDRGVFILDNVTDAVLPWDETPYVYIKREGRDDARWVSLGGVAASPTAVAGTRR
- a CDS encoding AtpZ/AtpI family protein, coding for MMVDPQRHGNDKDEPKPGDEAELSTRLARLDSRLGEISSGQEKAAKAARRKASDASGLGQAFRLSAEFIAGVIAGGFLGWMLDSFVGSSPWGFIIGLLLGFGSGMLNMLRASGELNRKATSDKSPVSARRPEDDARD
- a CDS encoding glycosyltransferase family 2 protein, with amino-acid sequence MTLEDHSRPRLSVIVPVRNEAANLLPLITEIEAACAEIDGFEIVYVDDGSNDETPRILREAMAEKPHLKVFRHAQSCGQSAAVRTGVTGASGLYCCTIDGDGQNDPAFIPKLLAALEAGGPGVGLAAGQRLGRKGLRKRLQSRLANAVRGAILRDGTRDSGCGLKCFARATYLRLPYFDALHRFMPALIRREGLDIVHVDVQDRSRFAGVSNYGLFDRLWVGLLDLMGVWWLIRRRRRVPQVEEVTRS